Proteins co-encoded in one Medicago truncatula cultivar Jemalong A17 chromosome 8, MtrunA17r5.0-ANR, whole genome shotgun sequence genomic window:
- the LOC11436237 gene encoding chromatin assembly factor 1 subunit FAS2 isoform X2 — MKGGTVQINWHESKPVLTLDFHPLSSTLATAGADFDIKLWSVKPSGSQKKLPVVTYLSSLSYHSSAVNVIRFSSSGELLASGSDGGELLIWKLHSTDTGQTWKVLKILRSHVKDIMDLEWSTDGGYIISGSVDNSCIIWDVNKGTNLQTLDTHAHYVQGVAWDPLGKYIASLSSDRTCRIYISKPHKSKGVERINYACKHVISKAEQPLLKNSKSNKYHLFHDETLPSFFRRLAWSPDGSFLLVPAGSYKIGTASESVNAAYIFSRKDLSRPAIQLPCASKAVVAVRFCPVLFKLKGTNSDGLFKLPYRVVFAVATLNSLYIYDTESTSPIAIFAGLHYAPVTDITWSPDAHYLAFSSQDGFCSMVEFENDELGSPYCLSKNVLEDSKSTLQTANDAVLPTGSIGAVVAESMKMEVEEKVDDMDIEASADIGAVTSESSKTVIQDKADDVIIKSTGNVDNRKNEAEHKADDMVIEEVTADIRKNEAEEKAADMIIATTGTANIGAALLDNRKTEDTENKLLSGLGSINSGAEEKASKQPANPDGKQSEAEEKADKPQSTSGSIKSEAAQKVGNQSSSSKSTPISNKPARKRITPIAIDP; from the exons ATGAAAGGTGGAACGGTTCAGATTAATTGGCACGAGAGCAAACCCGTTTTAACCCTAGATTTTCATCCTCTCTCCTCCACTCTCGCCACCGCCGGCGCTGATTTCGACATCAAG TTATGGTCAGTTAAACCTTCTGGATCACAAAAGAAGCTTCCAGTAGTTACTTACCTCAGTAGTCTCTCGTATCATAGTTCCGCTGTTAATGTTATTCGCTTCTCTTCTTCCG gGGAATTGTTAGCTTCTGGTTCTGATG gAGGTGAATTGTTAATATGGAAGCTACATTCAACGGATACCGGCCAAACATGGAAGGTTCTTAAGATTTTACG ATCTCATGTCAAGGACATTATGGACCTGGAGTGGTCTACTGATGGTGGATATATCATATCCGGATCAGTTGATAATTCTTGCATTATATGGGATGTTAACAAAG GAACTAACCTTCAGACGTTGGATACCCATGCACACTATGTTCAGGGGGTAGCATGGGACCCTTTAGGGAAGTATATTGCTTCTCTTAGTTCTGACCGGACTTGCCGAATTTACATCAGTAAGCCCCATAAATCAAAGGGTGTTGAGAGAATCAATTACGCTTGCAAGCATGTTATTTCTAAGGCAGAACAGCCATTATTAAAGAATTCCAAG TCGAATAAATATCATCTCTTCCATGATGAAACATTGCCCTCTTTCTTTAGAAGATTAGCTTGGTCTCCAGATGGTTCATTTCTACTTGTGCCTGCAG GTTCTTACAAAATCGGTACAGCGTCTGAATCTGTAAATGCAGCTTACATATTTTCTAGAAAAGATCTTTCTCG GCCTGCCATACAGCTTCCGTGTGCAAGCAAAGCTGTTGTAGCTGTTCGATTCTGTCCTGTATTATTTAAGCTTAAGGGAACAAATTCAG ATGGGTTATTTAAGCTCCCATATCGCGTTGTATTTGCCGTGGCCACATTGAATTCATTGTACATTTATGACACTGAGAGCACTTCTCCAATAGCAATATTTGCTGGCCTTCACTATGCTCCAGTAACAGATATTACCTG GTCACCTGATGCCCATTATTTAGCATTCTCCTCGCAAGATGGTTTCTGCTCTATGGTGGAGTTCGAAAATGACGAACTTGGATCACCTTACTGCTTATCAA AAAATGTCTTGGAGGACAGTAAAAGCACCCTTCAGACAGCCAATGATGCTGTACTGCCAACTGGGAGTATTGGTGCAGTTGTAGCAGAAAGCATGAAAATGGAAGTGGAAGAAAAGGTTGATGACATGGACATAGAAGCATCTGCGGATATTGGGGCAGTCACATCAGAAAGCAGCAAAACTGTAATACAAGATAAGGCTGATGACGTGATCATCAAATCAACTGGGAATGTTGACAATAGGAAAAATGAAGCAGAACATAAAGCTGATGATATGGTCATTGAAGAAGTTACGGCAGATATTAGGAAAAATGAAGCAGAGGAGAAGGCTGCTGACATGATCATTGCGACAACTGGGACTGCAAATATTGGAGCAGCTCTATTAGATAATAGAAAAACCGAAGACACAGAAAATAAACTGCTTAGTGGTTTAGGCAGTATTAATTCTGGAGCCGAAGAGAAGGCGTCGAAACAACCAGCTAATCCAGATGGTAAACAAAGTGAAGCAGAAGAGAAGGCAGATAAACCACAATCAACTTCGGGCAGCATAAAATCTGAGGCAGCACAAAAGGTAGGGAATCAATCGTCCAGTTCAAAGAGCACACCCATCTCAAATAAGCCAGCCAGGAAGCGCATTACACCTATTGCAATTGATCCATGA
- the LOC11436237 gene encoding chromatin assembly factor 1 subunit FAS2 isoform X1, whose product MKGGTVQINWHESKPVLTLDFHPLSSTLATAGADFDIKLWSVKPSGSQKKLPVVTYLSSLSYHSSAVNVIRFSSSGELLASGSDGGELLIWKLHSTDTGQTWKVLKILRSHVKDIMDLEWSTDGGYIISGSVDNSCIIWDVNKGTNLQTLDTHAHYVQGVAWDPLGKYIASLSSDRTCRIYISKPHKSKGVERINYACKHVISKAEQPLLKNSKSNKYHLFHDETLPSFFRRLAWSPDGSFLLVPAGSYKIGTASESVNAAYIFSRKDLSRPAIQLPCASKAVVAVRFCPVLFKLKGTNSDGLFKLPYRVVFAVATLNSLYIYDTESTSPIAIFAGLHYAPVTDITWSPDAHYLAFSSQDGFCSMVEFENDELGSPYCLSKENVLEDSKSTLQTANDAVLPTGSIGAVVAESMKMEVEEKVDDMDIEASADIGAVTSESSKTVIQDKADDVIIKSTGNVDNRKNEAEHKADDMVIEEVTADIRKNEAEEKAADMIIATTGTANIGAALLDNRKTEDTENKLLSGLGSINSGAEEKASKQPANPDGKQSEAEEKADKPQSTSGSIKSEAAQKVGNQSSSSKSTPISNKPARKRITPIAIDP is encoded by the exons ATGAAAGGTGGAACGGTTCAGATTAATTGGCACGAGAGCAAACCCGTTTTAACCCTAGATTTTCATCCTCTCTCCTCCACTCTCGCCACCGCCGGCGCTGATTTCGACATCAAG TTATGGTCAGTTAAACCTTCTGGATCACAAAAGAAGCTTCCAGTAGTTACTTACCTCAGTAGTCTCTCGTATCATAGTTCCGCTGTTAATGTTATTCGCTTCTCTTCTTCCG gGGAATTGTTAGCTTCTGGTTCTGATG gAGGTGAATTGTTAATATGGAAGCTACATTCAACGGATACCGGCCAAACATGGAAGGTTCTTAAGATTTTACG ATCTCATGTCAAGGACATTATGGACCTGGAGTGGTCTACTGATGGTGGATATATCATATCCGGATCAGTTGATAATTCTTGCATTATATGGGATGTTAACAAAG GAACTAACCTTCAGACGTTGGATACCCATGCACACTATGTTCAGGGGGTAGCATGGGACCCTTTAGGGAAGTATATTGCTTCTCTTAGTTCTGACCGGACTTGCCGAATTTACATCAGTAAGCCCCATAAATCAAAGGGTGTTGAGAGAATCAATTACGCTTGCAAGCATGTTATTTCTAAGGCAGAACAGCCATTATTAAAGAATTCCAAG TCGAATAAATATCATCTCTTCCATGATGAAACATTGCCCTCTTTCTTTAGAAGATTAGCTTGGTCTCCAGATGGTTCATTTCTACTTGTGCCTGCAG GTTCTTACAAAATCGGTACAGCGTCTGAATCTGTAAATGCAGCTTACATATTTTCTAGAAAAGATCTTTCTCG GCCTGCCATACAGCTTCCGTGTGCAAGCAAAGCTGTTGTAGCTGTTCGATTCTGTCCTGTATTATTTAAGCTTAAGGGAACAAATTCAG ATGGGTTATTTAAGCTCCCATATCGCGTTGTATTTGCCGTGGCCACATTGAATTCATTGTACATTTATGACACTGAGAGCACTTCTCCAATAGCAATATTTGCTGGCCTTCACTATGCTCCAGTAACAGATATTACCTG GTCACCTGATGCCCATTATTTAGCATTCTCCTCGCAAGATGGTTTCTGCTCTATGGTGGAGTTCGAAAATGACGAACTTGGATCACCTTACTGCTTATCAA AAGAAAATGTCTTGGAGGACAGTAAAAGCACCCTTCAGACAGCCAATGATGCTGTACTGCCAACTGGGAGTATTGGTGCAGTTGTAGCAGAAAGCATGAAAATGGAAGTGGAAGAAAAGGTTGATGACATGGACATAGAAGCATCTGCGGATATTGGGGCAGTCACATCAGAAAGCAGCAAAACTGTAATACAAGATAAGGCTGATGACGTGATCATCAAATCAACTGGGAATGTTGACAATAGGAAAAATGAAGCAGAACATAAAGCTGATGATATGGTCATTGAAGAAGTTACGGCAGATATTAGGAAAAATGAAGCAGAGGAGAAGGCTGCTGACATGATCATTGCGACAACTGGGACTGCAAATATTGGAGCAGCTCTATTAGATAATAGAAAAACCGAAGACACAGAAAATAAACTGCTTAGTGGTTTAGGCAGTATTAATTCTGGAGCCGAAGAGAAGGCGTCGAAACAACCAGCTAATCCAGATGGTAAACAAAGTGAAGCAGAAGAGAAGGCAGATAAACCACAATCAACTTCGGGCAGCATAAAATCTGAGGCAGCACAAAAGGTAGGGAATCAATCGTCCAGTTCAAAGAGCACACCCATCTCAAATAAGCCAGCCAGGAAGCGCATTACACCTATTGCAATTGATCCATGA